A genomic window from Candidatus Deferrimicrobium borealis includes:
- the metW gene encoding methionine biosynthesis protein MetW — protein MSPAGTRIDHDIILDIVPRGAKVLDLGCGDGSLLEKMVRTKDVRGSGIEISDEGIRECIARGLAVLQEDIDHGLKDYPDRSFDYIILNQTLQAVKKPHVVLSEMLRVGEKAVVGFPNFAHWKMRTYLLLRGRMPKTEFLPYEWYDTPNIHFCTVTDFEEYCRKYSLRVEQRVYLSNDHGGRVLRGFGPNLFAESAVYLLSRGDIPDSGGHSLSYRRENQECPPSG, from the coding sequence TTGAGCCCGGCAGGGACACGGATCGACCACGACATCATCCTCGACATCGTCCCCCGGGGCGCGAAGGTGCTCGATCTCGGGTGCGGCGACGGGTCGCTCCTCGAGAAGATGGTGCGCACGAAGGATGTCCGCGGCAGCGGCATCGAGATCTCGGACGAGGGGATCCGGGAGTGCATCGCCCGGGGGCTCGCGGTCCTGCAGGAGGACATCGACCACGGGTTGAAGGATTACCCCGACCGGTCGTTCGACTACATCATCCTCAACCAGACGCTGCAGGCGGTGAAGAAGCCCCACGTCGTCCTGTCGGAGATGCTGCGCGTGGGGGAGAAGGCGGTGGTCGGGTTCCCCAACTTCGCCCACTGGAAGATGCGGACGTACCTGCTGCTGCGCGGCCGGATGCCGAAGACGGAGTTCCTCCCCTACGAATGGTACGACACGCCGAACATCCACTTCTGCACCGTGACGGATTTCGAGGAGTATTGCCGGAAGTACTCCCTGCGGGTGGAGCAGCGGGTCTACCTCTCCAACGACCATGGGGGGAGGGTGCTGCGCGGGTTCGGCCCCAACCTGTTCGCCGAGTCCGCGGTGTACCTCCTCTCAAGGGGGGACATTCCTGACAGTGGTGGACACTCCTTGTCCTATCGACGAGAAAACCAGGAGTGTCCCCCCTCAGGGTAA
- a CDS encoding CoA pyrophosphatase, which translates to MNRGTPDTDRFFGALRGALSPVATSEPPPPGLRSAGVLVPLRDAGGEITVTLARRTESVPHHKGQICFPGGSRDPGDRDLLGTALREAEEELGIRGTDVELLGAMERVPTVTGFCIQPFVARIPRDARFHLDGFEVAETFDAPLSAFTDFSRYRAAGTTFLGKPYMVYFLDYDRFTIWGATARILHNLAEIARGTGAPSR; encoded by the coding sequence ATGAACCGCGGGACCCCCGATACGGACCGGTTCTTCGGAGCGCTCCGGGGGGCGCTTTCCCCGGTCGCGACCTCCGAGCCTCCGCCCCCGGGCCTGCGCTCCGCGGGGGTCCTCGTCCCGTTGCGGGATGCCGGCGGGGAGATCACCGTGACGCTCGCCCGCCGGACCGAGAGCGTTCCCCACCACAAGGGGCAGATCTGCTTTCCCGGGGGAAGCCGCGACCCGGGCGACCGGGACCTGCTGGGCACCGCGCTGCGCGAGGCGGAGGAGGAGCTGGGGATCCGGGGGACCGACGTGGAGTTGCTGGGGGCGATGGAGCGGGTCCCCACGGTCACCGGGTTCTGCATCCAGCCGTTCGTCGCCCGGATCCCGCGGGACGCGCGGTTTCACCTGGACGGGTTCGAGGTGGCGGAGACCTTCGACGCCCCGCTGTCGGCGTTCACCGACTTCTCCCGGTACCGCGCCGCCGGGACGACCTTCCTCGGGAAACCGTACATGGTGTACTTCCTCGACTACGACCGCTTCACGATCTGGGGGGCGACGGCCCGCATCCTCCACAACCTCGCGGAAATTGCCCGCGGAACAGGAGCACCTTCCCGTTGA